One segment of Porticoccus hydrocarbonoclasticus MCTG13d DNA contains the following:
- a CDS encoding aminotransferase class V-fold PLP-dependent enzyme has translation MPGLLSDTDPSGLLEYSVVFTDRSLNHMSKRFQTVMNDISSTLKQVYHAEAVVVVPGGGTYGMEAVARQFATDKKCLVIRNGWFSYRWSQILEMGKISDDITVMKARPVDDDPEQPSLAPAPIDEVTAWIHAEKPAMVFAPHVETAAGMLLPDHYIRAVADAVHAVGGLFVLDCIASGTLWVDMQACGVDILISAPQKGWSASPCSALVMLGKEARQRIDHTTSSSFACDLRKWLQIMEAYENGGHAYHATMPTDALLKFRDTMQETESYGFDKVKQEQLELGQKVRQLLTDRGFKSVAAEGFQAPGVVVCYTDDPDIHNGRKFMEQGLQIAAGVPLQCDEPAGFRTFRIGLFGLDKLHNIERTVAHLRDALENLSG, from the coding sequence ATGCCAGGCCTACTGTCCGATACCGATCCCAGCGGTTTACTGGAATATTCCGTGGTCTTCACCGACCGCTCACTGAATCACATGTCCAAACGTTTTCAGACGGTGATGAATGACATATCCAGCACATTAAAGCAGGTTTACCACGCCGAGGCCGTTGTGGTGGTCCCCGGTGGCGGCACCTACGGTATGGAAGCGGTAGCGCGTCAGTTCGCCACGGACAAGAAATGTCTGGTGATTCGCAACGGCTGGTTCAGCTATCGCTGGAGCCAGATCCTGGAAATGGGAAAAATCAGCGACGATATTACCGTGATGAAAGCACGGCCAGTGGACGATGATCCCGAACAACCGTCACTGGCGCCCGCTCCCATTGATGAAGTCACCGCCTGGATTCACGCAGAAAAACCGGCAATGGTTTTTGCACCCCACGTGGAAACCGCCGCTGGCATGCTCCTGCCCGACCACTATATTCGAGCGGTGGCGGATGCCGTTCACGCGGTGGGAGGCCTGTTTGTGCTCGACTGCATTGCGTCGGGCACGCTCTGGGTGGATATGCAGGCCTGTGGCGTCGATATCCTGATCAGTGCACCGCAAAAAGGCTGGAGCGCATCTCCCTGCAGTGCGCTGGTCATGCTGGGCAAAGAAGCGCGACAGCGTATTGATCACACGACCAGCAGCAGCTTTGCCTGCGACCTGCGCAAATGGCTACAGATCATGGAAGCCTATGAGAATGGTGGCCACGCCTACCACGCCACCATGCCCACCGACGCCCTGCTGAAATTCCGCGACACCATGCAGGAAACCGAAAGCTATGGTTTTGACAAAGTGAAACAGGAACAGCTCGAATTGGGACAGAAGGTTCGCCAGCTTCTCACTGACCGGGGTTTCAAGAGTGTTGCCGCCGAGGGCTTTCAGGCACCCGGCGTCGTGGTCTGCTATACGGATGACCCGGATATCCACAATGGCAGGAAATTTATGGAACAGGGGCTGCAAATTGCCGCGGGCGTACCCTTGCAATGTGACGAGCCAGCCGGCTTCAGAACCTTCAGAATTGGGCTATTCGGTCTCGATAAGCTGCACAACATCGAGCGCACGGTCGCCCATCTTCGTGATGCGCTGGAAAACCTGTCAGGATAA
- a CDS encoding TIGR00645 family protein, with protein sequence MEKIFENTMYAARWLLAPIYFGLSFALLALGIKFFVEVAHTLPMILTMSEMDLILVVLSLVDIALVGGLIVMVMFAGYENFVSQLDLNESTDKLVWLGKLDTSSLKNKVAASIVAISSIHLLKVFMNAPEIANDKILWYVVLHMTFVVSAFAMGLLDRIMTRH encoded by the coding sequence ATGGAAAAGATATTTGAGAACACCATGTATGCCGCCCGCTGGTTGCTGGCGCCTATTTATTTTGGGTTGAGTTTTGCGTTGTTGGCCCTCGGCATAAAGTTTTTTGTCGAAGTGGCGCACACCTTGCCCATGATTCTGACCATGTCTGAAATGGACCTGATTCTGGTGGTGCTTTCGCTGGTGGATATTGCCCTGGTGGGTGGTCTGATTGTCATGGTGATGTTTGCCGGCTACGAGAATTTTGTCTCGCAACTGGATCTGAATGAATCCACCGACAAACTGGTCTGGCTGGGTAAGCTTGATACCAGCTCACTGAAAAACAAGGTGGCTGCATCCATTGTAGCCATTTCGTCGATTCACCTGCTGAAAGTTTTTATGAATGCGCCGGAAATAGCGAATGACAAGATACTCTGGTATGTCGTGTTACATATGACCTTTGTGGTTTCTGCCTTTGCCATGGGCTTGCTGGACAGAATTATGACCCGTCACTAG
- a CDS encoding tetratricopeptide repeat protein, with protein sequence MKYISLLIGIIFSISAWAETLEEGYEAVRSGKLDEGYAILSELAATGNADAQYGVAILYKEGWGTDKDIKTAFDYYQKAALQNHPGALFEMGWFYQAGENVTQDYAEAIKWYEKAANEGHPVAMYALGGLYYNGLGTTKSEDKGMVWFKKSADKGYPPALEFVNEPLR encoded by the coding sequence GTGAAATATATCAGCTTATTAATAGGTATTATCTTTTCGATCTCGGCATGGGCAGAAACCCTCGAAGAGGGTTATGAAGCTGTCCGCAGTGGCAAGCTGGATGAAGGCTATGCCATTCTCTCCGAACTGGCTGCCACAGGTAATGCCGACGCACAATATGGTGTTGCGATTCTCTACAAAGAGGGCTGGGGGACGGACAAAGACATCAAAACAGCCTTTGACTACTATCAAAAAGCCGCCCTCCAAAACCACCCGGGAGCACTGTTCGAAATGGGCTGGTTTTATCAGGCTGGTGAAAACGTGACTCAGGACTATGCCGAGGCCATAAAATGGTACGAGAAGGCAGCCAACGAGGGTCATCCTGTCGCAATGTACGCATTGGGCGGCTTGTACTATAACGGTCTTGGCACGACAAAAAGTGAAGACAAGGGTATGGTATGGTTCAAAAAATCAGCCGATAAGGGCTATCCACCAGCGCTGGAATTCGTCAATGAACCATTGCGCTAG
- a CDS encoding DUF5062 family protein: MSKLKHETELLKEALRIGMIYAEKRGAAKFEASDSANEKIEYIYKLLVHDKLIQPLANEQHDIVHMKHKLALWMARQLPAGHRLLQ; encoded by the coding sequence ATGTCCAAATTGAAACACGAGACCGAACTCCTCAAGGAAGCACTGCGGATAGGAATGATCTATGCGGAAAAACGTGGTGCGGCAAAATTTGAAGCCAGCGACTCAGCCAACGAAAAAATTGAATACATTTATAAACTTCTGGTGCACGACAAACTGATTCAGCCACTGGCCAATGAACAGCATGATATCGTCCACATGAAGCATAAACTGGCACTGTGGATGGCGCGGCAATTACCTGCCGGGCACCGGTTATTGCAATGA
- the cysE gene encoding serine O-acetyltransferase codes for MSTSLWQKIQQEATVVAGEEPVLASFLQVTLLKHDSMLAALGFLLAEKLGCSAMSALTLHEVFEEAFAADPDIEDCVNCDILAIYQRDSACQNLFSTFLYYKGFHALQAWRAAHWLWQRDRKSLALILQNRISVTFGVDIHPAASIGRGIMFDHATGIVIGETAIIEDCVSILQSVTLGGTGKESGDRHPKVRRGVMIGPGAKILGNIEIGAGSKITAASVVLNDVPPHSVVAGVPATVVGTIDTDSPAELMDQGLTGCCD; via the coding sequence ATGAGCACAAGTCTTTGGCAAAAAATTCAGCAGGAAGCCACCGTGGTTGCCGGAGAAGAACCGGTACTGGCCAGTTTTCTGCAAGTCACCCTTCTGAAACACGATTCAATGCTGGCAGCCCTGGGTTTCCTGCTGGCGGAGAAACTGGGCTGTAGCGCCATGTCAGCACTTACGCTGCACGAGGTGTTCGAGGAGGCTTTTGCCGCAGACCCGGATATCGAAGATTGCGTCAATTGCGATATTCTCGCCATCTATCAGCGTGATTCGGCTTGCCAGAACCTCTTCTCCACGTTTCTCTACTACAAAGGATTTCACGCCTTGCAGGCGTGGCGTGCCGCTCACTGGCTCTGGCAACGGGACAGAAAATCCTTGGCGCTAATCCTGCAAAACCGGATATCAGTGACCTTTGGCGTGGACATTCACCCCGCCGCCAGTATCGGTCGCGGCATCATGTTTGACCATGCCACCGGTATCGTCATTGGTGAAACGGCCATCATAGAGGACTGCGTGTCTATCCTGCAGTCAGTGACCCTCGGCGGCACCGGGAAAGAGTCCGGTGACCGTCATCCCAAAGTGCGGCGCGGCGTGATGATTGGGCCCGGTGCAAAAATTCTCGGCAACATCGAAATTGGTGCCGGTTCCAAAATAACCGCCGCCAGCGTGGTATTGAACGATGTCCCCCCCCACTCTGTGGTTGCAGGTGTTCCGGCAACCGTTGTGGGCACGATTGATACTGACTCCCCTGCCGAACTGATGGATCAGGGGCTTACCGGCTGCTGCGACTGA
- a CDS encoding ComF family protein, translated as MFPSAKALFDRVRWTRLLHRASYRLLPGQCLLCGIASGRSRDLCTDCQAALPFNRPACSRCALPLSTSGTCGRCLVSPPAFHHCIAPLRYAYPVDRLVNSFKHRGQFNRGTLLAELLVSTILTSQNNPKSAFPDLLAPVPLHWRRQFTRGFNQADWLSRFLSRQLAIPVDQQLLSRHRHTPHQQGKSRKERLTNIRGAFQLNAPVDGKHIGLVDDVMTTGTTVGELSDLLMSAGAVRVDVWCLARTPLEN; from the coding sequence ATGTTCCCATCGGCAAAAGCATTATTTGACCGTGTTCGATGGACCCGACTACTGCACCGGGCCAGCTATAGACTGCTACCGGGACAATGTCTGCTGTGTGGTATTGCCTCCGGGCGGAGCCGGGATCTGTGCACCGATTGCCAAGCAGCACTGCCGTTTAATCGGCCAGCCTGCTCCCGGTGTGCCCTGCCCCTATCCACATCGGGGACTTGTGGCCGATGCCTGGTCAGCCCACCCGCTTTTCATCACTGCATTGCCCCCCTGCGTTATGCGTATCCGGTGGATCGACTGGTCAACAGTTTCAAACACCGGGGTCAATTCAATCGCGGCACACTGCTGGCCGAGTTACTGGTGTCCACGATATTGACGTCCCAAAACAACCCGAAGTCCGCTTTCCCGGACTTACTTGCACCGGTGCCACTGCACTGGCGACGGCAATTTACACGGGGCTTCAACCAGGCGGACTGGCTGTCCCGCTTTTTGAGCAGGCAACTTGCCATCCCGGTTGATCAACAGCTACTGAGTCGCCACCGACACACGCCACACCAGCAGGGGAAATCCCGCAAAGAGCGGCTGACCAATATCAGGGGTGCTTTTCAGCTCAATGCACCAGTGGACGGGAAACACATTGGCCTGGTGGATGATGTGATGACCACAGGCACCACCGTCGGGGAACTGAGTGATTTGCTGATGAGCGCGGGGGCGGTCAGGGTCGATGTTTGGTGTCTGGCACGAACGCCGCTGGAAAATTAA
- the bioB gene encoding biotin synthase BioB, which yields MSASHTTDIRHDWSRKEVLALFNQPFNDLMFQAQVVHRQHFNPNEVQLSTLLSIKTGACPEDCKYCPQSARYDTGLEKEKLLAVEQVIEEAKAARASGATRFCMGAAWRSPKDKDMPVVAEMVRQVKALGLETCMTLGMLEAEQARLLADAGLDYYNHNLDTSPEYYGEIITTRTYEDRLNTLDNVRQAGLKVCAGGIVGMGEGEKDRAGLLMQLANLPHHPESVPINMLVKVAGTPLDGQEDLDPFDFLRTIAVARILMPKSHVRLSAGREEMNDQMQALAFMAGANSIFYCEKLLTTPNPKTNSDMELLGRLGIQPETHRVEQDSLEEARALQRAVAEMETDHLFYNAVN from the coding sequence ATGTCCGCCAGCCACACCACAGATATCCGCCATGACTGGAGCCGTAAGGAGGTCTTGGCGCTGTTCAATCAGCCCTTTAATGACCTGATGTTTCAGGCGCAGGTGGTGCACCGTCAGCATTTCAATCCCAACGAAGTGCAACTCAGCACATTGCTCTCAATCAAAACGGGTGCCTGCCCGGAAGACTGTAAATATTGTCCGCAAAGTGCCCGCTACGATACAGGCCTCGAGAAAGAGAAGCTGCTGGCTGTGGAGCAGGTGATCGAGGAGGCAAAAGCCGCCCGGGCGAGCGGTGCCACCCGTTTCTGTATGGGCGCTGCCTGGCGGTCGCCAAAAGACAAGGATATGCCCGTGGTGGCCGAGATGGTTCGTCAGGTCAAGGCGCTCGGCCTGGAAACCTGCATGACCCTGGGTATGCTGGAGGCAGAGCAGGCCCGGCTACTGGCCGACGCAGGTCTGGATTATTACAACCACAACCTTGATACGTCTCCGGAGTATTACGGCGAAATCATCACCACGCGCACCTATGAAGATCGTCTGAACACCCTGGATAATGTGCGCCAGGCAGGTTTGAAAGTCTGTGCGGGGGGTATCGTCGGTATGGGTGAGGGGGAAAAAGACCGGGCGGGACTGTTGATGCAGTTGGCCAATCTTCCCCACCATCCGGAGTCGGTACCGATCAATATGCTGGTGAAAGTGGCGGGCACTCCCCTGGATGGCCAGGAGGACCTCGACCCCTTCGATTTTCTTCGCACGATTGCGGTAGCCCGTATCCTGATGCCCAAATCCCACGTGCGGCTGTCCGCTGGCCGCGAGGAGATGAATGACCAGATGCAGGCGCTCGCCTTTATGGCGGGTGCGAACTCCATTTTCTACTGCGAAAAGTTGCTGACCACCCCCAACCCCAAAACCAACAGTGACATGGAGTTGCTCGGTCGTCTCGGTATCCAGCCTGAAACACATCGGGTTGAGCAGGACAGCCTCGAGGAAGCGCGGGCTTTACAGCGGGCAGTGGCCGAGATGGAAACAGACCACCTGTTTTACAACGCCGTGAATTAG
- the bioF gene encoding 8-amino-7-oxononanoate synthase yields MTSSMDQVLQARLDQRQIDNLYRRRHLLQSAQNSIVQVDGKTCVAFCSNDYLGLASHPAVIDSMRRGVETYGVGSGASHLVYGHSQEHHALEEELAALTGRPRALLFSTGYMANLGAIRALVDKGDHVYQDRLNHASLLDGGLASNASCQRYRHADVGDLTRRLGKAEHGRKLVVTDGVFSMDGDLAPLPALARACAEQGGWLMVDDAHGFGVLGKNGGGLTEHYGLDVTDVPVLMGTLGKAFGTFGAFVAGSDALIETLIQYARTYIYTTALPPSVAAATRISLKILRRETWRREKLLSLIERFRTGIDELGLELLNSPTPIQPVMLHDDALCYRVGEGLRARGFLVGAIRSPTIPVGSARLRITLCAEHTDDQVDALVEAIGKTVAEVGKIHSE; encoded by the coding sequence ATGACATCATCCATGGATCAGGTGTTACAGGCGCGACTGGATCAGCGTCAGATTGACAACCTGTATCGCCGTCGACACCTGTTGCAGTCGGCTCAAAACAGTATTGTGCAAGTGGACGGCAAAACCTGCGTGGCCTTTTGCAGCAATGATTATCTGGGGCTGGCCAGTCACCCGGCTGTGATCGACAGTATGCGCCGTGGTGTTGAAACCTATGGGGTCGGCAGTGGTGCCTCCCATCTGGTCTATGGCCATTCTCAGGAGCATCATGCCCTGGAGGAAGAACTGGCCGCGCTGACCGGCCGTCCCCGTGCGCTGTTGTTTTCCACCGGTTACATGGCCAATCTGGGTGCCATCCGGGCTCTTGTAGACAAGGGCGATCACGTCTATCAGGATCGTCTTAACCACGCGTCCCTGCTGGATGGCGGATTGGCCAGCAATGCCTCCTGCCAGCGCTATCGGCATGCCGATGTCGGCGACCTTACCCGGCGACTGGGCAAGGCAGAACATGGCCGAAAACTGGTTGTCACTGATGGTGTGTTCAGCATGGATGGGGATCTGGCACCGCTGCCAGCGTTGGCCCGGGCCTGCGCCGAACAGGGTGGCTGGTTGATGGTGGACGATGCTCACGGTTTTGGTGTGCTGGGAAAAAACGGCGGTGGTCTGACAGAGCACTATGGGCTTGATGTCACCGATGTGCCGGTGCTCATGGGAACGCTGGGCAAGGCATTTGGTACCTTCGGTGCTTTTGTGGCCGGTTCCGATGCCCTGATCGAAACCCTGATCCAGTATGCCCGCACCTACATTTATACCACCGCATTGCCTCCCTCCGTGGCAGCGGCCACTCGCATCAGTCTGAAAATACTGCGCCGAGAAACTTGGCGCCGTGAAAAACTGCTCAGCCTGATCGAACGGTTCAGGACGGGGATCGACGAACTCGGGCTGGAGTTGTTGAATTCACCGACGCCCATCCAGCCGGTCATGTTGCATGATGACGCGCTCTGTTACCGGGTGGGCGAGGGTCTGCGTGCCAGGGGATTTCTGGTGGGTGCGATCCGTTCTCCCACTATTCCTGTGGGCAGTGCAAGATTGCGCATAACCCTCTGTGCCGAGCACACCGACGACCAGGTGGATGCGCTGGTCGAGGCGATTGGTAAGACTGTGGCGGAAGTCGGGAAAATTCACAGTGAATAA
- the bioD gene encoding dethiobiotin synthase, with protein sequence MAKRFFVTGTNTGVGKTLISTALLATARDSGLTTVGLKPVAAGCEVTDEGLRNADALSLLAQSSLPLSYDEVNPVALAPATAPHIAAAEAGRRLSAERLAGFCRGIMLQPMDLLLIEGAGGWRVPLNERETFADLAKILQLPVILVVAMELGCINHALLSAEAIQRDGLKMAGWVANQVCPEKMDRYHETLASLQARLPCPMIGAVPWLPDPTPEQAKPFLKPDFLTAKNQLTSGE encoded by the coding sequence ATGGCTAAACGTTTTTTTGTGACAGGCACTAATACCGGTGTTGGCAAAACCCTGATCAGTACCGCGTTGCTGGCCACGGCCCGCGATAGCGGATTGACTACTGTCGGGTTGAAACCGGTGGCTGCCGGGTGTGAGGTCACGGATGAGGGGCTCCGCAATGCCGACGCCCTTTCGTTGCTGGCCCAGTCGAGTCTGCCGTTGTCCTATGATGAAGTGAATCCGGTAGCGCTGGCACCGGCGACCGCCCCGCATATTGCCGCTGCAGAGGCGGGTCGGCGGCTGAGTGCCGAGCGACTGGCAGGATTCTGCCGGGGCATTATGCTGCAACCGATGGACCTTTTGCTGATTGAGGGGGCGGGCGGTTGGCGAGTGCCCCTGAACGAGCGGGAAACGTTCGCTGATCTGGCCAAAATTCTGCAATTGCCGGTAATTCTGGTGGTGGCGATGGAGCTTGGTTGTATCAATCACGCGTTGCTTTCGGCAGAGGCGATCCAGCGGGACGGGCTGAAGATGGCAGGCTGGGTTGCCAACCAGGTTTGCCCCGAGAAAATGGACCGCTACCATGAGACCCTGGCAAGCTTGCAAGCCCGATTGCCATGCCCCATGATCGGTGCAGTACCATGGTTGCCGGACCCGACCCCGGAACAGGCAAAGCCATTCCTGAAGCCGGATTTTTTGACGGCAAAAAACCAATTAACCAGTGGTGAATAA
- a CDS encoding DUF3094 domain-containing protein has translation MGMRSEEEYSEEDLERIRQVVNSGIHSVERKPFRFSLLFLWWIVVAAMGGVAWFFARMIGAV, from the coding sequence ATGGGTATGAGAAGCGAAGAAGAGTATTCAGAGGAAGATCTGGAGCGAATCCGCCAGGTGGTCAACTCGGGCATTCATTCCGTGGAGCGAAAACCATTTCGCTTCAGTCTGTTGTTCCTGTGGTGGATTGTGGTGGCGGCCATGGGTGGCGTCGCCTGGTTTTTCGCCAGAATGATCGGTGCGGTTTAA
- a CDS encoding EVE domain-containing protein, which translates to MSCWLFKSEPDVFSIGHLAAEPDQQCRWDGIRNYQARNHLRDRVKPGDQALFYHSSCKAVGIAGIMVITSAGYPEPDQFDAASDGYDPDSTADKPRWFCVDVKLVRKFARLIPLSELKQQGPLQDMVLFRQGRLSIVPVTDKEWQAILHLAG; encoded by the coding sequence ATGTCCTGCTGGCTGTTCAAATCCGAACCCGACGTTTTCAGCATCGGTCACCTGGCTGCCGAACCGGACCAGCAATGCCGGTGGGATGGCATTCGCAACTATCAGGCGCGCAATCATCTGCGCGACCGGGTCAAACCGGGAGATCAGGCGCTGTTCTATCATTCGAGCTGCAAGGCGGTGGGAATTGCAGGGATCATGGTCATCACCAGCGCAGGTTATCCTGAACCCGACCAGTTTGATGCGGCGAGCGACGGCTATGACCCGGACAGCACGGCCGACAAACCGCGCTGGTTCTGTGTGGATGTAAAACTGGTCAGGAAATTCGCGCGGTTGATACCACTGTCGGAGTTGAAACAACAGGGGCCCCTGCAGGATATGGTGCTTTTCAGACAGGGGAGGTTATCCATCGTCCCTGTCACTGACAAGGAATGGCAGGCGATTTTGCATCTGGCCGGTTAA
- a CDS encoding NADP-dependent oxidoreductase, whose amino-acid sequence MSDTNRVWRLRKRPVGEITDDVLSLEQEAIPEPGEGECLFRLNYLSLDPTNRIWMSDMEQYMEPVAINAPMRGVVCGTVIKSNTPEFKAGDIVSGIGSWADYQIGSPATVGLLGEVGDVPVIDAFGTLALVGPTAYFCLLEIGDPQPGETVVVSTAAGAVGCLVGQIAKIKGCHVVGLTGSDEKCQWITRELGFDAAINYKTENVAEALAKTCPNGIDVYFDNVGGKILDECLKQMNLHGRIPTCGLISQYNATEPVPGPYNYDLILMHRLKIQGFIILDYMDRYPEATEALIGWMKEGRLKARLDVSEGLETALQAVKKLYTGENTGKLMVRVKDA is encoded by the coding sequence ATGTCAGACACCAATCGAGTATGGCGTTTGCGCAAGCGTCCTGTCGGAGAGATTACCGATGATGTATTGAGCCTTGAGCAGGAAGCCATTCCGGAGCCCGGTGAGGGCGAGTGCCTGTTTCGTCTCAATTACCTGTCACTGGATCCCACCAATCGGATCTGGATGAGCGACATGGAGCAGTACATGGAACCGGTGGCGATCAATGCCCCGATGCGTGGCGTCGTCTGCGGCACCGTGATCAAAAGTAACACCCCCGAATTCAAGGCCGGTGATATTGTCAGCGGTATCGGCAGTTGGGCAGATTACCAGATCGGCTCACCTGCCACCGTTGGCCTGCTGGGTGAAGTTGGCGATGTGCCTGTCATCGATGCATTTGGCACACTGGCCCTGGTTGGCCCCACCGCCTATTTCTGTCTGCTGGAGATCGGTGACCCACAACCCGGTGAAACCGTGGTCGTTTCCACGGCAGCAGGCGCTGTGGGATGCCTCGTTGGTCAGATCGCCAAGATCAAGGGATGCCATGTGGTTGGACTGACCGGCTCAGATGAGAAATGTCAGTGGATTACCCGAGAGCTCGGCTTTGATGCGGCCATTAACTACAAAACCGAAAATGTCGCAGAGGCGCTCGCCAAGACTTGCCCAAACGGCATCGACGTCTACTTTGACAACGTCGGTGGAAAGATTCTGGACGAATGTCTCAAGCAGATGAACCTGCATGGCCGTATCCCCACCTGCGGGCTGATCTCCCAGTACAATGCCACTGAACCAGTACCCGGTCCCTACAACTATGACCTGATTCTGATGCACCGCCTGAAAATTCAGGGCTTCATCATCCTGGACTACATGGATCGCTACCCAGAAGCGACCGAAGCACTTATTGGCTGGATGAAGGAAGGCAGACTGAAGGCTCGTCTGGATGTGTCAGAGGGTCTGGAAACTGCCCTGCAGGCCGTCAAGAAACTGTATACCGGTGAAAATACCGGCAAACTGATGGTCCGGGTCAAAGACGCCTGA
- a CDS encoding DUF3237 domain-containing protein — MTDTNKLHCQRESLLMALHNNPQPSTHLTTQYIMTYLAPLDPPVSIDSGLMIVNVRPGGWVRGPDINGQFIAPGADWLRIMPSGTFRLDVRGLIETDDGAHIYMSYNGIIKNSSESAERLSNGELLTDKDIPYFIAAPTFQTSAEKYAWLNDIQCINKMTEIQFGPEGYVKYDVFFIS, encoded by the coding sequence GTGACTGATACCAATAAACTGCATTGTCAGAGAGAGAGTTTACTGATGGCCCTGCACAACAATCCGCAACCCAGCACGCACCTGACCACCCAATACATCATGACCTATCTGGCACCGCTGGATCCGCCTGTCTCAATTGATTCGGGGCTGATGATTGTCAATGTGCGTCCCGGTGGCTGGGTCAGGGGTCCTGACATCAATGGCCAGTTCATTGCGCCGGGTGCCGACTGGCTGCGCATTATGCCAAGTGGTACTTTCCGGCTGGATGTGAGGGGACTGATCGAAACAGATGATGGTGCCCATATTTATATGAGCTACAACGGTATTATCAAAAACTCCTCCGAGAGTGCAGAGCGGCTCAGCAATGGCGAGTTGCTGACTGATAAGGATATCCCCTACTTTATCGCCGCGCCCACCTTTCAGACCTCGGCGGAGAAATACGCCTGGCTCAACGATATTCAGTGCATAAACAAGATGACGGAAATCCAGTTTGGACCCGAAGGGTACGTCAAGTACGATGTTTTTTTTATCAGCTAA